From the Senegalimassilia faecalis genome, one window contains:
- a CDS encoding FtsX-like permease family protein, whose protein sequence is MRAFSKEVLRSITKSWGRFLAIAVMAALGCGFYAGLRMTGPDMRLAGEQYYDATNLCDVRVVGSLGLTDSEIDQVRAVDGVSGVMPAYEADAISSVDGVQYTLRYHSLDMDAARASTCDDGLHVQSSDNDYINRPILVSGTWPETDSECLLSADTVSSNDVRIGDTVELIEGTADLDDVFAVKRFTVTGFVRSSYYTCSTNTGSTSLGSGELTSYVYVAPGAFSADYPYTEAFVTVDGAKDQQWSSDAYQQRVDEVQQRLNEIAGDLSASRIAGLQETAQRELDDKRAEFEDQKRDAEAQLDDAQAQLDDARGQLDDAAAQLSSAAAQLSSSQAQLDAGAQQLADGRAQQESGQQQLDAQRAQAQQSLAQAQAQLDEAQTQYNAAMAQRSQLEVQLEQARAAQLADVAAQLEAAIAQIDAQTAGVPDQLAAGQAELDAQRAQAQAQLSAAQAQLDSAQQQLDVAAAQLASGRQQYAAGQQSYEQGRAEYESGLAEYQDGQAQLDERRADAQAQFADAEAQLASAQADIDAIADKDASVYVLDRTKNLGAESFRSDAGRIDQIAQVFPFMFFLVAALVSLTTMTRMVEEERVLIGTFKALGYSGARITSKYLIYAVVASGAGAVVGIALLSQFLPWFIMKAYSIMYQVPCAPTPIDSGIAAAAAGLGVGITVAATWFAAAATLREGPASLMLPRAPKAGKRILLERIRPLWRRMSFSWKVTARNLFRYKRRFFMATVGIAGCTALLLTGLGLQNAINDIIDKQYGEIYHFNTIVRMDPEASQDAKDNLAAVVDGETDAFTWVSTGNDIAVAPDTGTEHRVEFVVAQDAAALQQFVTMRTRVGQTPLQLDGEGAIISEKLARQLGVAVGDTVQLYDEDDIGNLVGQPYDVRVAGIMENYVSQYAYVTAQVYQDMMGSSPSFSTVYASLPDGADRDAFSDDTLALDDVKTVTYNDETIDSYRTMLKTVDSVVVVLVVAAALLAFVVLYNLTNINITERAREIATLKVLGFTPREVDAYIFRETMLLSVIGAVVGMLLGVVMEGFVITTAEVDQVMFGRDIHAASFVIAFALTLLFSLIVAVAMRKKLRRINMVESLKSNE, encoded by the coding sequence ATGCGCGCGTTTTCGAAAGAGGTGCTGCGCTCCATCACGAAATCGTGGGGGCGCTTTCTGGCCATCGCCGTTATGGCAGCGCTTGGCTGTGGGTTCTATGCCGGCCTGCGCATGACGGGGCCCGACATGCGCCTGGCGGGCGAGCAGTACTACGACGCCACGAACCTGTGCGATGTGCGCGTGGTGGGCTCGCTGGGCCTGACGGATTCCGAAATCGATCAGGTTCGCGCGGTCGACGGCGTGTCGGGCGTTATGCCAGCTTACGAGGCGGACGCCATCTCGTCGGTGGACGGCGTGCAGTACACGCTGCGCTACCATTCGCTTGATATGGACGCCGCGCGCGCAAGTACGTGCGACGACGGGCTGCACGTGCAATCTTCTGATAACGACTACATCAATCGGCCCATCCTGGTTTCGGGCACTTGGCCTGAAACGGATAGCGAATGCCTGCTGTCCGCCGACACCGTGTCGTCGAACGACGTGCGCATCGGCGACACCGTCGAGCTTATTGAGGGCACTGCCGATCTTGACGACGTGTTCGCCGTGAAGCGCTTCACCGTCACTGGGTTCGTGCGCTCGTCGTACTACACGTGCTCCACGAACACGGGCTCGACATCGCTGGGTTCGGGTGAGCTGACGTCGTACGTGTACGTGGCACCCGGCGCGTTCAGTGCTGATTACCCTTATACGGAAGCGTTCGTCACCGTTGACGGCGCGAAGGACCAGCAGTGGTCAAGCGACGCCTATCAGCAACGCGTCGACGAGGTGCAGCAGCGCCTGAACGAGATTGCAGGCGACTTGTCCGCGTCCCGTATCGCGGGGTTGCAGGAAACCGCGCAGCGCGAACTTGACGACAAGCGCGCCGAGTTCGAGGACCAGAAACGCGATGCCGAAGCCCAGCTTGACGATGCGCAGGCCCAGCTAGACGACGCGCGCGGGCAGCTTGACGATGCGGCGGCCCAGCTGTCCAGCGCCGCCGCGCAGCTTTCCAGCAGCCAGGCCCAGCTTGATGCGGGCGCGCAGCAGCTGGCCGATGGGCGCGCGCAGCAGGAAAGCGGCCAGCAGCAGCTTGACGCCCAGCGTGCGCAAGCGCAGCAATCGCTGGCGCAGGCCCAGGCGCAGCTTGACGAAGCCCAGACGCAGTACAACGCCGCCATGGCGCAGCGCAGCCAGCTAGAAGTGCAGCTTGAGCAGGCGCGCGCCGCGCAGCTGGCCGACGTGGCCGCGCAGCTTGAGGCGGCCATCGCGCAGATCGATGCGCAAACGGCCGGTGTTCCCGACCAGTTGGCCGCCGGGCAGGCCGAACTTGACGCCCAACGCGCCCAAGCGCAGGCCCAGCTGTCTGCCGCGCAAGCCCAGCTTGATAGCGCGCAGCAGCAGCTTGACGTCGCCGCGGCGCAGCTGGCCTCGGGCCGCCAGCAATACGCGGCGGGCCAGCAAAGCTATGAGCAGGGCCGCGCGGAATACGAAAGCGGCCTGGCGGAATATCAGGATGGGCAAGCGCAGCTTGACGAGCGCCGCGCCGATGCGCAGGCCCAGTTCGCCGACGCCGAAGCGCAGCTGGCAAGCGCGCAGGCTGATATCGACGCCATCGCCGACAAAGACGCCAGCGTGTACGTGCTTGACCGCACGAAGAACCTTGGCGCTGAAAGCTTCCGCTCCGATGCCGGGCGCATCGACCAGATAGCCCAGGTGTTCCCGTTCATGTTCTTCCTGGTGGCGGCCCTGGTTTCGCTGACCACCATGACGCGTATGGTCGAGGAGGAGCGCGTGCTCATCGGCACGTTCAAAGCGCTGGGCTATTCGGGCGCGCGCATCACGTCGAAATACCTCATCTACGCCGTGGTGGCTTCAGGCGCCGGCGCCGTGGTGGGCATCGCGCTGCTCAGCCAGTTCCTGCCGTGGTTCATCATGAAGGCGTACTCCATCATGTACCAGGTGCCGTGCGCGCCGACGCCCATCGATTCGGGCATCGCGGCTGCGGCGGCCGGTCTGGGCGTGGGCATCACCGTGGCGGCCACATGGTTCGCGGCGGCGGCCACGCTGCGCGAGGGCCCCGCGTCGCTGATGCTGCCGCGCGCGCCGAAAGCGGGCAAGCGCATCCTGCTTGAGCGCATCCGCCCGCTGTGGCGCCGCATGTCGTTTAGCTGGAAGGTCACGGCGCGCAACCTGTTCCGCTACAAGCGGCGCTTCTTCATGGCAACCGTGGGCATTGCAGGCTGCACGGCGCTGCTGCTGACGGGTCTGGGCCTGCAAAACGCCATCAACGACATCATCGATAAGCAGTACGGCGAGATCTATCACTTCAACACCATCGTGCGTATGGACCCTGAAGCTAGCCAGGACGCCAAGGACAACCTGGCCGCGGTGGTGGACGGCGAAACCGACGCGTTCACGTGGGTGTCCACGGGCAACGATATCGCAGTCGCGCCCGACACGGGCACCGAGCATCGCGTGGAGTTCGTGGTGGCCCAAGACGCCGCAGCGCTGCAGCAGTTCGTCACCATGCGCACGCGCGTGGGGCAAACGCCGCTGCAGCTTGACGGCGAAGGGGCCATCATCAGCGAAAAGCTGGCGCGCCAGCTTGGCGTGGCCGTGGGCGACACCGTGCAGCTGTACGACGAGGACGACATCGGCAACCTGGTGGGACAGCCGTACGATGTGCGCGTAGCCGGCATCATGGAGAACTACGTCAGTCAGTACGCGTACGTTACGGCGCAGGTATACCAGGACATGATGGGCAGCTCGCCCAGCTTCTCCACCGTGTATGCCAGTCTGCCCGACGGCGCCGACCGCGATGCGTTCTCGGACGATACGCTGGCGCTTGACGACGTGAAAACGGTCACGTACAACGACGAGACGATCGACAGCTACCGCACCATGCTGAAAACGGTCGACAGCGTGGTGGTGGTGCTGGTGGTGGCCGCGGCGCTGCTGGCGTTCGTGGTGCTGTACAACCTCACGAACATCAACATCACCGAGCGAGCTCGCGAAATCGCCACGCTTAAGGTGCTCGGCTTCACGCCGCGCGAAGTGGACGCCTACATCTTCCGCGAAACCATGCTGCTTTCCGTCATCGGCGCCGTGGTGGGCATGCTGCTCGGCGTCGTCATGGAGGGCTTCGTCATCACCACGGCCGAAGTGGACCAGGTCATGTTCGGCCGCGACATCCACGCCGCCAGCTTCGTCATCGCGTTCGCGCTCACGCTGCTGTTCTCGCTTATCGTGGCGGTGGCCATGCGCAAGAAGCTGCGCCGCATCAACATGGTGGAAAGCCTGAAGTCCAACGAATAG
- a CDS encoding ABC transporter ATP-binding protein produces MAFVEFNDVRKVYKMGEVEVAAADGMTFSCERGEFVVVVGPSGAGKTTLLNMLGGMDSCTSGSIVLDGREISTFNEKQLTQYRRLDIGFVFQFYNLVQNLTALENVELASQICPHPLDAAEVLAQVGLAHRMDNFPAQLSGGEQQRVAIARALAKNPKLLLADEPTGALDFKTGKAILKLLQDTCLNTGKTVVLITHNSAFAAIADRVIHVREGRVASMQVNPHPASAETLEW; encoded by the coding sequence ATGGCGTTCGTAGAATTCAATGATGTGCGCAAGGTCTACAAGATGGGCGAGGTCGAGGTGGCCGCCGCCGACGGCATGACGTTTTCGTGCGAACGCGGCGAGTTCGTGGTGGTGGTAGGGCCTTCGGGCGCCGGCAAAACCACGTTGCTGAACATGCTTGGCGGCATGGACTCGTGCACCTCGGGCTCTATCGTGCTTGACGGGCGCGAAATCAGCACGTTCAACGAGAAGCAGCTGACGCAGTACCGCCGGCTTGACATTGGATTCGTGTTCCAGTTCTACAACCTGGTGCAAAACCTCACGGCGCTTGAGAACGTTGAGCTGGCAAGCCAGATCTGCCCGCACCCGCTTGACGCGGCCGAAGTGCTTGCGCAGGTGGGCCTGGCGCATCGCATGGACAACTTCCCGGCGCAGCTTTCCGGCGGCGAACAGCAGCGCGTGGCCATCGCGCGCGCGTTGGCGAAAAACCCCAAGCTGCTGCTAGCCGACGAACCCACCGGCGCGCTTGACTTCAAAACGGGCAAGGCCATCTTGAAGCTTCTGCAAGACACGTGCCTCAACACGGGGAAGACGGTGGTGCTTATCACGCACAACTCTGCGTTCGCAGCTATTGCCGACCGCGTCATCCATGTGCGCGAAGGCCGGGTGGCCAGCATGCAGGTGAACCCGCATCCCGCTTCGGCCGAAACGCTGGAGTGGTAG